The Mercurialis annua linkage group LG7, ddMerAnnu1.2, whole genome shotgun sequence genome includes the window tttaattaacaaaaaataccAATTAACTGTAGTTCAAATAGTATAAACGTGAGTGATTTCTTTTTATAAGTGTTTTCCTTTTCtaattatcatatatatataggaATAATATCTTccatttagattaaattatgAATAGGATGAGACTTAGACTCGATGTTATTAAAAGAATAAAgacatcaaaatcaaattaagacAGTATGAATCAACCCattttttatgtcaaaaatcTTACCATTTCCAAAAGATCTGGAGatacattttattttcaaattgcATCATtgttatttcaaatttattttattttataatttgtccTAGAGGTGAATTCAGTTTGCTCGAAACCTAACTGACAATcctttaattgaattaaccacTTTATCGAATAGccaaaatcgaaccgaattaataagaaattttaactaaaaattaaactgacCGAATGAAAAAGGATATAACTTCAAAATCGAATCAATTCGTTTGGCTCGATTAAgaccgacaaaaaaaattaaaaaatctataAAGTTCAAAATTTTGGTTAGTTCGGTCGGCTTGGTTGatttggataatttaaaattcaaatcataTTGATaactaaaaaactaaattttttcatattaaaacCGAACTAAGCGAACCTAgtttaatcaaataaaactaTTGAAAGTTATCATTTCGGCCAATTAATTTGGCCACCAAATTTTAGCTCACTCCTAAAGTTTTAACTGAACCGACCAAAAGTCATCGTTGGTTGGTTAATTTGAAAGTtaattgaacaaagggtcaacgcgcccgctaaacttgtgacacggggtcgtCTAacaaaatttatacttttttgagcaattaaccccaaaacttttcatctttgtgtcaaataactccataattgtatttttaaaacacgtaaaatacaaatcgaatGTGAgggatgaaaaaaaaaattagatacttccttaattgttgcgatatataATCCTAAGtccattttttgaaataaaaatataaattaaggggttatttgatccaaaaatgaaTAGTTTTGGGATTATttactcaaaaaaatataaatttgatagaTGATCCCGTATCATAAATTTAGGGGcacgttgaccctttgttcaaagtTAATtagtgtaaaaataaaaaatgtactACCCCTAACGGATTAAAATCATTGAGTATAAATAAATTGATCTTTACCTACAAATTTCAGGAACCTTTAGCCTAAAATTAACTAATTGTACTATTTCACCTAACATTCTGAAACAGTCTTCATTACGTGCAACTCACCATCACCACCGTCAATTTACATCAGATTCCCCAATCTTCCCATCCCAAACACGCGTAAAACAACAAACGTCAAAACCACATCGGAAATGCTGCGTCCAATAGCAGGGGCAGAACCAGGAGTCCAAGTCAGGAGGGTCGAAATTTTTGAGTTCGGTCACTTAGAGAtataaaataagggtaaaaacCGCCCCTACAAGAGAAAAAACCGCCCCTATCATTTCTAGGGGGCGGTTTTAACCGCCCCTATAcgaaaaaattgtttttttttttattttttccggcGAAGAGGGTCGGACGACCCTCTTCGACCCCTGGATCCGCCCCTGTCCAATAGTACCAcattaatttttcacttttttaccagTCCACTCTTCTACCACTATTATAGAACGGTCGAGTTGCTTTTTCTAGTGGACCCACAACACAACAAAGTGGGTCCCACACTCGAACAATAAAATAGATCGTGGTCTGGTTTGGTTTGTGTGCAAGCGGCTCTGCTCGTTTTTGTTCTTGTCACTATCTGACACCTGGACCCCACTCCCTCACTCACTAACCATCTCCCTCGATCTCCACACTCGCCACTCACTAACCCACTCACTCACTCACTCGTCTGTTTTTATACACTCACTCGCTCATCATTTCCTCTCTCACATTCCCAACTCGCTCTGTTTCCTCTGCAACTCAGAACCAGACCATGGAGTTCAACTcaccttcttctttttctttcatcGTCTTCTCTTTGTTCTTGCTCGTTTCCATTTCTAACCTTGCAGGTAATAAACAatcaaatctttttaaaaaaatcctacatttgattttaaaaaactgacgttaattttttttcatttttgtttgtgCAGATGCAGGTGCAATCGGAGTTAACTACGGAAGAATAGCGAACAACTTACCTTCAGCGGTTAAAGTAGTGCAGCTCTTGAAATCACAAGGTTTGACCAAGGTCAAAGTATTCGACTCCGACCCGGCTGTTCTCCATGCATTGTCCGGATCCGGTATCAAAGTAACCGTCGACTTACCCAACGAGCTTCTTTTCTCAGCAGCCAAACGCCCCTCGTTTGCTTTCTCTTGGGTTAAACGCAATGTCGCAGCGTACCATCCGTCAACTGAAATCGAAGCCATTGCCGTCGGTAATGAGGTATTCGTTGATCCACATAACACTACTAAGTTTCTCATCCCCGCCATGGAAAATATTCACCAAGCTTTACGTAAGCTTAATCTTGACTCTTCCATTAAAGTTTCTTCTCCCATTGCGTTAAGCGCTCTTCAAAACTCTTACCCGTCATCCGCCGGATCTTTCCGAACCGAGTTAATCCAACCCGTTTTTGAGCCATTGTTGAATTTCCTCCGTCAAACCGGTTCTTATCTCATGGTTAATGCTTACCCGTTTTTTGCTTACGAGTCGAATTCTGATGTTATTTCTTTAGATTATGCTTTGTTTAGAGAGAATCCGGGTGTTGTTGACGCCGGCAACGGTTTGCGTTATTTTAATCTCTTTGATGCTCAAATCGACGCCGTTTTCGCTGCTATGTCTGCTTTGAAGTATGATGATATTAACCTTGTTGTAACGGAGACTGGATGGCCGTCAAAAGGAGATGAGAATGAGGTTGGTGCTACTGTAAATAACGCTGCTGCTTACAACGGAAATCTCGTCCGTCGGATTTTAACCGGTGGTGGGACCCCGTTGAGACCACATGCAGATCTAGCCGTTTATCTCTTCGCTCTTTTTAACGAGAATCAAAAGTTCGGCCCCACTTCGGAGCGAAATTATGGACTGTTTTACCCCGACGAGAAGAAAGTTTATGATATTCCTCTCACTGTTGAGGGCTTAAAGAATTACAAAGACGACAGTAACCGCTCGCCGCCGGTTACTGGCGGCCAACAGGTGGCGGCTCCGGTGAGCGGAGGCGTGTCGAAGAGTACTACTGGTAACACGTGGTGCGTGGCGAATCCTGACGCAGGGAAAGGGAGAATGCAGGCGGGTTTAGATTACGCTTGTGGTGAAGGCGGAGCTGATTGCCGTGCGATTCAACCTGGTGCCACGTGTTATAATCCTAACACACTTGATGCACACGCATCTTTTGCTTTCAACAGTTACTATCAGAAGAAAGGGCGGGAGATGGGCACCTGCTATTTCGGTGGCGCAGCTTATGTTGTCACTCAACCCCCAAGTGCGTATCTTAACCTTTTCTAATACATTTTTGCTAACTTGAACATGATATGCTTACGTTAGACATATAGTGTGTTTTATTGTTAACATGCGCTAACCAGTAGACTGAAAGCTGGCCGTGGTCCCATATGCAAGCACGTGACATAACTGACAAGTCATAGGGTGAGAGAATCTTTCTGAGGGTGACGTGGCTTGCATAGATTGGATCACAATGGCCATAAATTTTTACCAAGGAACTTGCACAAAATTGACAATTCAGTAAAATTTAGTACTTATTAATTtgatgataaaattaattttgtttgtgttttgttgtttgCAGAATATGGGGAGTGCGAGTTTCCAACAGGAGCAAATTGACATTAATAATAGTTAGTTCTTTTTGTTgggtttatattaaaattttgggGGGCTTAATGTATTTATTGTGTAGTAGTTGGAGTTGTTAGGTAATTAATTTGGAGGACCGTTATTTGTAATTATAGTAGTAGCTTTTAATTAACAATTGTTTCGTTCACTTTCTATTTATCTGCACAAGGTCTTGACTCTTGTATTGGTTCGTTTCATTAATTCAGATCTTGACTAGTTTGGTTTATGCAACTTTTAAGATTATGTTCTTTATTCTCTTTATCctatttttaagatatttaatttattttaactaagtatttaaattttgtttaaaataataaaaattcatttagaaaagaaaataaagaataaaagaaTCATTTTAAACATTGTGAAATATCTAAATTAGAAAAGTACTCCATTGAAACTCACAAACGGGAAAAATCTTTTGTCGGtctatactgaaattatacgttttactccctccgttccaatagagttgtccattttgaaaaaaaaaaatttgtccact containing:
- the LOC126656078 gene encoding glucan endo-1,3-beta-glucosidase 14, with amino-acid sequence MEFNSPSSFSFIVFSLFLLVSISNLADAGAIGVNYGRIANNLPSAVKVVQLLKSQGLTKVKVFDSDPAVLHALSGSGIKVTVDLPNELLFSAAKRPSFAFSWVKRNVAAYHPSTEIEAIAVGNEVFVDPHNTTKFLIPAMENIHQALRKLNLDSSIKVSSPIALSALQNSYPSSAGSFRTELIQPVFEPLLNFLRQTGSYLMVNAYPFFAYESNSDVISLDYALFRENPGVVDAGNGLRYFNLFDAQIDAVFAAMSALKYDDINLVVTETGWPSKGDENEVGATVNNAAAYNGNLVRRILTGGGTPLRPHADLAVYLFALFNENQKFGPTSERNYGLFYPDEKKVYDIPLTVEGLKNYKDDSNRSPPVTGGQQVAAPVSGGVSKSTTGNTWCVANPDAGKGRMQAGLDYACGEGGADCRAIQPGATCYNPNTLDAHASFAFNSYYQKKGREMGTCYFGGAAYVVTQPPKYGECEFPTGAN